From the genome of Pelomonas sp. SE-A7, one region includes:
- the flgC gene encoding flagellar basal body rod protein FlgC: MSMFQIFNVSGSAVSAQSQRLNTVASNLANADTVAGPDGQAYKARQTVFQTLLINNDPGAAGVKVANISEDQTPGRRVHDPKHPQADADGYVTYSNVNTVEEMVNMISASRSYQNNIEVMSTAKSLLLKTLQLGQG, from the coding sequence ATGTCGATGTTCCAGATCTTCAACGTCTCCGGCAGCGCAGTCAGCGCGCAGAGCCAGCGGCTGAACACCGTGGCCAGCAACCTGGCCAATGCCGACACCGTGGCCGGCCCCGACGGCCAGGCCTACAAGGCCCGCCAGACGGTGTTCCAGACCCTGCTGATCAACAACGACCCCGGTGCCGCGGGCGTCAAGGTTGCCAACATCAGCGAAGACCAGACGCCAGGCCGGCGCGTCCACGATCCCAAGCATCCGCAGGCGGACGCCGACGGCTATGTCACCTACAGCAACGTGAACACGGTCGAGGAGATGGTCAACATGATCTCGGCCTCACGTTCCTACCAGAACAACATCGAAGTCATGAGCACGGCCAAGAGCCTGCTGCTCAAGACCTTGCAGCTCGGCCAGGGCTGA
- the flgK gene encoding flagellar hook-associated protein FlgK — protein MGTSALLSLGMRAMFANQAALNTVGQNIANANTPGYSRQQVVLTTPEGQFTGSGFFGKGVNVQTVTRAYNEFLTKDAAASKSQAFMDSTRLTNLQQLEKLFPPGDQGLGQAANQFLNAMVDVASRPSDPSARQVVLGRAQELAARYASAGQQLADLQAGLVSDLRANINVVNQLATQIAAANDQIARSTGSGHTANDLLDQRDQLINKLSEYVQVSTLPSEDGTVGIFIGGGQRLVLGSIAQQLDVAPDTYDGNRVQLSITESSGKRRLDESVLTGGSITALLRYQNQDLQDARNLVGQLAVAFAKRVNDQQALGLDSSTPPGKGSPIFSFAEPKTLPASTNARNPDGTFASMLTVQITDASRLRPESYVLKADPSGTPDSYIMTTRPGGTSVTLTAAQIESQYGFRVTASGAALGPEDAFLVEPVAQAAVTMKRTLDSTNGIAAAAPITAVVDVNNTGTATVESLYVVNSKYDPALQPMSVLFGTVDPVDQSVNYTLTLADGSTLPGKWRPGAKIGNEPAAGIDLGFELTLNGVPRDGDVITTGITQFPASNNANAKAFLNIQTEMFVGRTPQPDGSVRAGATPSDAYAAAMTNIASRVQGAQYLSEVSTSVASNAEATRAGQVGVNMDEEAARLMQYQQGYQAAAKMLQTAQTIFDELLKLG, from the coding sequence ATGGGAACCTCCGCGCTGCTGTCCCTGGGCATGCGGGCCATGTTCGCGAACCAGGCCGCCCTGAACACCGTCGGCCAGAACATTGCCAACGCCAACACGCCGGGCTATTCGCGCCAGCAGGTGGTGCTGACCACGCCCGAAGGCCAGTTCACCGGCTCGGGCTTCTTCGGCAAGGGCGTCAATGTCCAGACCGTCACGCGGGCCTACAACGAGTTCCTGACCAAGGACGCGGCGGCTTCCAAGTCGCAGGCCTTCATGGACTCGACCCGGCTGACCAACCTGCAGCAGCTGGAGAAGCTGTTCCCGCCCGGTGACCAGGGCCTGGGCCAGGCGGCCAACCAGTTCCTCAATGCCATGGTCGACGTGGCCAGCCGTCCCAGCGACCCCTCGGCCCGCCAGGTCGTGCTGGGCCGTGCCCAGGAGCTGGCGGCCCGCTACGCCAGTGCCGGCCAGCAGCTGGCCGACCTGCAGGCCGGCCTGGTCAGCGACCTGCGCGCCAACATCAACGTGGTCAACCAGCTGGCCACGCAGATCGCCGCGGCCAATGACCAGATCGCCCGCAGCACCGGCTCCGGCCACACGGCCAACGACCTGCTGGACCAGCGCGACCAGCTGATCAACAAGCTCAGCGAATATGTGCAGGTGAGCACCCTGCCATCGGAAGACGGCACGGTGGGCATCTTCATCGGCGGCGGCCAGCGCCTGGTGCTGGGCTCGATCGCCCAGCAGCTGGACGTCGCGCCCGACACCTATGACGGCAATCGGGTGCAGCTCTCGATCACCGAATCCAGCGGCAAGCGCCGCCTGGACGAGAGCGTGCTGACCGGCGGCTCGATCACCGCCCTGCTGCGCTACCAGAACCAGGACCTGCAGGACGCCCGCAACCTGGTCGGCCAGTTGGCCGTGGCTTTCGCCAAGCGTGTCAACGACCAGCAGGCCCTGGGACTGGACTCGTCCACGCCCCCCGGCAAGGGCTCGCCCATCTTCAGCTTCGCCGAACCGAAGACGCTGCCGGCTTCGACCAATGCGCGCAATCCGGACGGCACCTTTGCCTCGATGCTGACCGTGCAGATCACGGACGCCAGCCGCCTGCGCCCTGAGTCCTACGTGCTCAAGGCCGACCCCAGCGGCACGCCCGATTCCTACATCATGACGACGCGCCCGGGCGGCACCAGCGTCACCCTGACGGCCGCCCAGATCGAGTCGCAATACGGATTCCGGGTCACGGCAAGCGGCGCTGCCTTGGGCCCTGAAGACGCCTTCCTGGTCGAGCCGGTGGCCCAGGCCGCCGTGACCATGAAGCGCACGCTGGACTCCACCAACGGCATTGCCGCCGCCGCTCCGATCACGGCCGTGGTCGACGTCAACAACACCGGCACGGCCACCGTCGAGTCGCTCTACGTGGTCAACAGCAAGTACGACCCGGCGCTGCAGCCGATGTCGGTGCTGTTCGGCACGGTCGATCCGGTCGACCAGAGCGTCAACTACACCCTGACCCTGGCCGACGGCAGCACGCTGCCCGGCAAGTGGCGCCCGGGCGCCAAGATCGGCAACGAGCCGGCGGCCGGCATCGACCTGGGCTTCGAGCTGACCCTGAACGGCGTGCCGCGCGACGGTGACGTGATCACCACCGGCATCACCCAGTTCCCGGCTTCGAACAATGCCAATGCCAAGGCCTTCCTGAACATCCAGACCGAGATGTTCGTCGGCCGCACGCCCCAGCCCGACGGCAGCGTGCGGGCCGGGGCCACGCCTTCGGATGCCTATGCCGCGGCCATGACCAATATCGCCTCGCGGGTCCAGGGGGCGCAGTACCTGAGCGAGGTCTCGACCAGCGTCGCCAGCAATGCCGAGGCTACGCGTGCCGGCCAGGTCGGCGTCAACATGGACGAAGAGGCGGCCCGGCTGATGCAGTACCAGCAGGGCTACCAGGCGGCCGCCAAGATGCTGCAGACCGCGCAGACCATCTTCGACGAACTGCTGAAGCTGGGCTGA
- the flgF gene encoding flagellar basal-body rod protein FlgF — MDRMIYLSMAGAKASMQRQDVLANNLANVSTNGFRAELAAFRAVPVRGDGASTRAYALETTIGYSSDAGAITPTGRNLDVAMKGNAWLAVQALDGTEAYTRAGALDVNAEGLLVQRNGLQVMGDGGPIQVPPDSELTIGSDGTISAKGPTGRPTNIAKLKLVTPEAPLTRGTDGLFRAGDGDLPADATARLQDGALEGSNVSPVETMVAMIAASRQFEQQMKLLQIAQTQGQQSAKLLGTS, encoded by the coding sequence ATGGACCGCATGATCTACCTGTCGATGGCCGGGGCCAAGGCCTCGATGCAGCGCCAGGACGTGCTGGCCAACAACCTGGCCAATGTCTCGACCAACGGTTTCCGCGCCGAGCTGGCGGCCTTCCGCGCCGTGCCGGTGCGCGGCGACGGCGCCAGCACGCGCGCCTATGCGCTCGAGACGACGATAGGCTACAGCAGCGACGCCGGCGCCATCACGCCGACCGGCCGCAACCTCGACGTGGCCATGAAGGGCAATGCCTGGCTGGCCGTGCAGGCCCTGGACGGCACCGAGGCCTACACCCGCGCAGGTGCGCTGGACGTCAACGCCGAGGGCCTGCTGGTGCAGCGCAACGGCCTGCAGGTGATGGGCGACGGCGGCCCCATCCAGGTGCCGCCCGACAGCGAGCTGACCATAGGAAGTGACGGCACCATCAGCGCCAAGGGGCCGACAGGCCGGCCGACCAATATCGCCAAGCTCAAGCTGGTGACGCCCGAGGCGCCGCTGACCCGCGGCACCGACGGCCTGTTCCGCGCCGGCGATGGCGACCTGCCGGCCGATGCCACGGCACGGCTGCAGGACGGCGCCCTTGAAGGTTCCAACGTCAGCCCGGTCGAGACCATGGTCGCCATGATCGCGGCCTCGCGCCAGTTCGAGCAGCAGATGAAGCTGCTGCAGATTGCCCAGACCCAGGGCCAGCAGTCCGCCAAGCTGCTCGGCACGTCCTAA
- the flgJ gene encoding flagellar assembly peptidoglycan hydrolase FlgJ, giving the protein MSSSPVSANTDNRSIEALRAAAARDPKSSVREAAKQFEALFMQEVMKSMRSATLSSGLLDNSATQLGTEMLDTQFAQKMTGLPGGLSDAITRQLQRQMGVSPDKAEPAKPAALPSLTRKNVQPHVQDFIQKHDSAAKAASSATGIPASFMLAQAAHESGWGKREIVAKDGTNSFNVFGIKATPGWTGKTVDVQTTEYVDGKPQKVTAKFRAYASYEESFKDYARLLGNNQRYAQVVAQAQAGGNASAERFAQGLQKAGYATDPDYASKLARVINTTVRVQRAMA; this is encoded by the coding sequence ATGAGCAGCAGTCCCGTCTCCGCCAACACCGACAACCGCTCGATCGAGGCGCTGCGCGCCGCGGCCGCGCGCGACCCCAAGTCCTCGGTGCGCGAGGCGGCCAAGCAGTTCGAGGCCCTGTTCATGCAGGAAGTGATGAAGAGCATGCGCTCGGCCACGCTGTCCTCGGGCCTGCTCGACAACTCGGCCACCCAGCTGGGCACCGAGATGCTGGACACCCAGTTCGCCCAGAAGATGACCGGTCTGCCTGGTGGCCTGTCGGACGCCATCACCCGCCAGCTGCAGCGCCAGATGGGTGTGAGCCCGGACAAGGCCGAGCCCGCCAAGCCGGCCGCCCTGCCCTCGCTGACCCGGAAGAACGTCCAGCCCCATGTGCAGGACTTCATCCAGAAGCACGACAGCGCCGCCAAGGCGGCCTCAAGCGCCACTGGAATCCCCGCCAGCTTCATGCTGGCCCAGGCCGCCCATGAGTCGGGCTGGGGCAAGCGGGAGATCGTGGCCAAGGACGGCACGAACTCGTTCAACGTGTTCGGCATCAAGGCCACGCCGGGCTGGACCGGCAAGACCGTGGACGTGCAGACCACCGAGTACGTGGACGGCAAGCCGCAGAAGGTGACGGCAAAATTCCGCGCCTATGCCAGTTACGAGGAGTCCTTCAAGGACTACGCCCGGCTGCTCGGCAACAACCAACGCTATGCTCAGGTCGTGGCCCAGGCTCAGGCGGGCGGCAATGCGAGCGCCGAGCGCTTTGCCCAAGGTCTGCAAAAGGCCGGCTACGCCACCGACCCCGACTACGCCAGCAAGCTGGCCCGGGTGATCAACACCACGGTGCGCGTGCAGCGCGCCATGGCCTGA
- the flgE gene encoding flagellar hook protein FlgE produces MGFQQGLSGLNASSKNLEVIGNNIANANTFGAKSSRVEFADLYAASLSGGSASSIGIGTQLAAVAQQFTQGNITITESSMDLAINGGGFFQLSDGKNPVVYSRNGQFKVDREGNIVNNGSLRLLGYPADSNGKIQPGLAQPLSLPTKGIEPKSTTRVDMEFNLDSRAAATAPYTLSDPTDPNSKVDALGITLNDPSTYNNATSMTAYDAKGQPVAVTMYFQKANNPEAGTGYDVWNLYITANGKPVELDSAGAAIVLDANGNPTTPYTQLKFAATGGSPVVPGPGIKLDLRLPAGTNASGASTLPIPYDDPLNPDPNLLGIEFDITGATESGASFGVTDLTQNGYAPGQLTGIVVEKNGIVTARYSNGESKPAGQVELASFRNNQGLAPQGGNVWARTNTSGEPVVGVPGDGNLGVLQPGALEESNIDLTAELVNMVTAQRVYQANAQSIKTLDSVLQTLVNLR; encoded by the coding sequence ATGGGCTTCCAGCAAGGTCTCTCCGGTCTGAACGCCTCGAGCAAGAACCTCGAGGTCATCGGCAACAACATCGCCAATGCCAACACCTTCGGCGCCAAGTCCTCGCGGGTCGAATTCGCCGACCTGTATGCCGCCTCGCTGAGTGGCGGCAGCGCCAGCAGCATCGGTATCGGCACCCAGTTGGCGGCGGTGGCCCAGCAGTTCACCCAGGGCAACATCACCATCACCGAAAGCTCGATGGACCTGGCCATCAACGGCGGTGGCTTCTTCCAGCTCAGCGACGGCAAGAACCCGGTGGTCTACAGCCGTAACGGCCAGTTCAAGGTGGACCGCGAAGGCAACATCGTCAACAACGGCAGCCTGAGGCTGCTGGGCTATCCGGCCGACTCCAACGGCAAGATCCAGCCCGGCCTGGCACAGCCGCTGAGCCTGCCGACCAAGGGCATCGAACCCAAGTCGACCACCCGGGTGGACATGGAGTTCAACCTCGACTCGCGGGCCGCCGCGACGGCACCGTACACGCTGTCGGATCCGACCGACCCCAACTCCAAGGTCGACGCCCTGGGCATCACGCTCAACGACCCGAGCACCTACAACAACGCCACCTCGATGACGGCCTACGACGCCAAGGGCCAGCCGGTGGCGGTGACCATGTACTTCCAGAAGGCCAACAACCCGGAAGCGGGCACCGGCTACGACGTCTGGAACCTCTACATCACGGCCAACGGCAAGCCGGTCGAACTCGACTCGGCCGGCGCGGCCATCGTCCTGGACGCCAACGGCAATCCGACCACGCCCTACACCCAGCTCAAGTTCGCGGCCACCGGCGGCTCGCCTGTCGTTCCCGGCCCCGGCATCAAGCTGGACCTGCGCCTGCCCGCCGGCACCAATGCCTCCGGTGCCTCGACGCTGCCCATTCCCTACGACGATCCGCTGAACCCCGACCCCAATCTGCTCGGCATCGAGTTCGACATCACCGGCGCGACCGAGAGCGGTGCCAGCTTCGGCGTCACCGACCTGACGCAGAACGGCTATGCACCGGGCCAGCTGACCGGCATCGTGGTCGAGAAGAACGGCATCGTGACTGCCCGCTATTCGAATGGTGAATCCAAGCCGGCCGGCCAGGTCGAGCTGGCCTCGTTCCGCAACAACCAGGGCCTGGCGCCGCAGGGCGGCAACGTCTGGGCTCGCACCAACACCTCGGGCGAACCGGTGGTCGGCGTGCCCGGCGACGGCAACCTCGGCGTGCTTCAGCCCGGCGCGCTGGAAGAGTCCAACATCGATCTGACCGCCGAGCTGGTCAACATGGTCACGGCGCAGCGCGTCTACCAGGCCAATGCCCAGTCCATCAAGACGCTGGACTCGGTGCTGCAGACGCTGGTGAACCTGCGCTGA
- the flgL gene encoding flagellar hook-associated protein FlgL, protein MRIATLNMFDASIANLQKRQENMQSAQERLTSGKRVLLASDDPTGAARAERAMAAIGRVDANQRALEASRNGMTLSEAALGDATELLQQARETMLSAGNFSYTDAERQGLANKLKGLRSQLLGIANRPDGSGGFLFSGQGSANPPFVDQAGGVRFNGTPGSVQTGNFDNFPLTVDGRRTWEQARTGNGTFVTEPMDNVNTGASPKAWVDSGRVTDATLLTGHEYRIQITGDDPSATYDVIDVTTGGSVATGSYLNGGGISFEGIAVSLSGRVVDGDQFSIKPSTSDLKLFDVLDRAISELYTGSRTNVEIAQSNSGRLRDLDSLISNMQNVRSQVGEQLNNLDGTEGRMAALKQYNQSERSSAEDLDMIEGISDFQNQQSGYDAALKTYAMVQRMNLFQYINS, encoded by the coding sequence ATGAGAATCGCCACCCTGAACATGTTCGATGCCAGCATTGCCAACCTGCAGAAGCGGCAGGAGAACATGCAGTCGGCCCAGGAAAGGCTGACCTCGGGCAAGCGCGTGCTGCTGGCCAGCGACGACCCCACCGGTGCCGCGCGCGCCGAGCGGGCCATGGCCGCCATCGGCCGGGTCGATGCCAACCAGCGCGCCCTGGAAGCCAGCCGCAACGGCATGACCCTGAGCGAAGCCGCCCTGGGCGATGCCACCGAACTGCTGCAGCAGGCCCGGGAGACCATGCTGTCGGCCGGCAACTTCAGCTATACCGATGCCGAGCGCCAGGGCCTGGCCAACAAGCTCAAGGGCCTGCGCAGCCAGCTGCTGGGCATCGCCAACCGACCGGACGGCAGCGGCGGCTTCCTGTTCTCGGGCCAGGGTTCGGCCAACCCGCCCTTCGTCGACCAGGCCGGCGGCGTGCGCTTCAACGGCACGCCGGGCTCGGTGCAGACCGGCAACTTCGACAACTTCCCGCTGACCGTTGACGGCCGCCGGACCTGGGAGCAGGCCCGCACCGGCAACGGCACCTTCGTGACCGAGCCGATGGACAACGTCAACACCGGCGCCTCGCCCAAGGCCTGGGTGGACTCCGGCCGCGTCACCGACGCCACGCTGCTGACCGGCCACGAATACCGCATACAGATCACCGGCGACGACCCCAGCGCCACCTACGACGTGATCGACGTGACCACCGGCGGCTCGGTGGCCACCGGCTCCTACCTGAACGGCGGCGGCATCAGCTTCGAGGGCATTGCGGTCTCGCTGTCGGGCCGGGTGGTCGATGGCGACCAGTTCTCCATCAAGCCCTCGACCAGCGACCTGAAGCTGTTCGACGTGCTGGACCGGGCGATCAGCGAGCTCTACACCGGCTCGCGCACCAATGTGGAGATCGCACAAAGCAACTCCGGCCGGCTGCGCGACCTCGACTCGCTGATCAGCAATATGCAAAATGTCCGCAGCCAGGTCGGCGAACAGTTGAATAATCTGGACGGCACCGAAGGTCGCATGGCGGCGCTGAAGCAGTACAACCAGTCTGAACGTTCGTCGGCCGAGGACCTGGACATGATCGAGGGCATCTCGGATTTCCAGAACCAGCAGAGCGGCTACGATGCAGCGCTGAAGACGTATGCGATGGTGCAGCGCATGAACCTGTTCCAGTACATCAACTCCTAG
- the flgB gene encoding flagellar basal body rod protein FlgB: protein MLNRLTDTLNFQTEALVLRSERQRLLASNIANADTPGYQARDFDFARALREATAAQQTNTTGGSTSTPFQPLFSARHELQRQYSLPAQTNLDSNTVDMDRERASFADNSVKYEATLRFINSSVRTALDAMKSHNAA from the coding sequence ATGTTGAACCGCCTGACCGACACGCTGAACTTCCAGACCGAAGCCCTGGTGCTGCGGTCCGAGCGCCAGCGCCTGCTGGCGAGCAACATCGCCAATGCCGACACGCCGGGCTACCAGGCCCGGGACTTCGATTTCGCCCGCGCGCTGCGCGAAGCCACGGCCGCCCAGCAGACGAACACGACCGGCGGTTCGACCAGCACCCCGTTCCAGCCGCTGTTCAGCGCCCGTCACGAGCTGCAGCGCCAGTATTCGCTGCCGGCTCAGACCAATCTGGACAGCAACACGGTGGACATGGACCGCGAGCGGGCCAGCTTCGCCGACAACTCGGTCAAGTACGAGGCCACGCTGCGCTTCATCAACAGCAGCGTGCGTACCGCGCTGGATGCGATGAAGTCGCACAACGCGGCTTAA
- a CDS encoding flagellar basal body P-ring protein FlgI, translating into MFSVQAPRNLLKAVVALGLLIAAALQPALATRIKEIAAVQGVRSNPLTGYGLVVGLDGTGDQTTQAPFTGQSLSAMLQQFGILLPQGVQMQPRNIAAVLVTASLPPFAQPGQQLDINVSSIGNAKSLRGGTLIATPLKGADGQVYALAQGNLIVGGAGAAAGGSKVQINHLSAGRIPAGALVERAVPNALQSGDAIQLDLNASDYATARAVVRAINRAKGDGTAQALDGRVIRVKAPAGTDERVAFLADVENLSLESSEPAAKVVINARTGSIVMNQAVQLSACAVAHGSLSVTISTTPIISQPNALSGGQTTVAEKTDIAIRQEPGSLIQLPAGTKLSEVVKALNALGATPQDLLAILQAIKSAGALNAELEVI; encoded by the coding sequence ATGTTTTCCGTACAAGCCCCCCGAAATCTGCTGAAGGCCGTCGTCGCGCTGGGGCTGCTGATCGCCGCCGCGCTGCAACCGGCCCTCGCCACCCGCATCAAGGAAATCGCCGCCGTCCAGGGCGTGCGTTCCAACCCGCTGACCGGCTACGGCCTGGTCGTGGGTCTGGACGGCACCGGCGACCAGACCACGCAGGCCCCGTTCACCGGCCAGAGCCTGTCGGCCATGCTGCAGCAGTTCGGCATCCTGCTGCCGCAAGGCGTGCAGATGCAGCCGCGCAATATCGCGGCCGTGCTGGTGACCGCCAGCCTGCCGCCGTTTGCGCAGCCGGGCCAGCAGCTGGACATCAACGTCTCATCCATAGGCAACGCCAAGAGCCTGCGCGGCGGAACCCTGATCGCCACGCCGCTCAAGGGCGCCGACGGCCAGGTCTATGCCCTCGCCCAGGGCAATCTGATCGTCGGCGGCGCCGGCGCCGCGGCGGGCGGCTCCAAGGTCCAGATCAACCACCTGAGCGCCGGCCGCATCCCGGCGGGCGCCCTGGTCGAGCGCGCGGTGCCCAATGCCCTGCAAAGCGGCGACGCCATCCAGCTCGACCTGAACGCCAGCGACTACGCCACGGCCCGCGCCGTGGTCCGCGCCATCAACCGCGCCAAGGGCGATGGCACCGCCCAGGCGTTGGACGGGCGCGTGATCCGGGTCAAGGCCCCGGCCGGCACCGACGAGCGCGTCGCCTTCCTGGCCGATGTCGAGAACCTCTCGCTCGAGTCCAGCGAGCCGGCCGCCAAGGTGGTCATCAATGCCCGCACCGGCTCCATCGTCATGAACCAGGCGGTGCAGCTCTCGGCCTGCGCCGTGGCCCATGGCAGCCTGTCGGTGACCATCAGCACCACGCCCATCATCAGCCAGCCGAACGCCCTGTCCGGCGGACAGACCACGGTGGCCGAGAAGACCGACATCGCGATCAGGCAGGAGCCCGGCAGCCTGATCCAGTTGCCCGCCGGCACCAAGCTCAGCGAGGTGGTCAAGGCCCTCAATGCGCTGGGCGCCACCCCGCAGGACCTGCTGGCCATCCTGCAGGCCATCAAGAGCGCCGGCGCCCTCAACGCCGAGCTCGAGGTGATCTGA
- a CDS encoding flagellar hook capping FlgD N-terminal domain-containing protein, translating into MDVGSVVNTTGSGSTTTATKNAQDTQDRFLKLLVAQMQNQDPMNPMDNAQVTTQMAQIQTVSGISTLDTSLKALSSQMAQTQALQSASLIGRDVTIEGNRLKFGTDTATGVYQLDGAADRVKLEVLSPAGSVIDTVELGAQSKGMQEFSWPMSKAGGNASLNYRITATSGTAAVTSTTYSQDKVEAINISGSKALLQLSTLGTIDYSKIVTID; encoded by the coding sequence ATGGACGTCGGTTCCGTCGTCAACACCACCGGTTCGGGCAGCACCACGACCGCGACCAAGAATGCGCAGGACACGCAGGACCGCTTCCTGAAGCTGCTGGTCGCCCAGATGCAGAACCAGGATCCGATGAACCCCATGGACAACGCCCAGGTCACGACCCAGATGGCGCAGATCCAGACGGTCAGCGGCATCAGCACGCTGGACACCAGCCTCAAGGCCCTGTCGTCCCAGATGGCCCAGACCCAGGCGCTGCAGAGTGCCTCGCTGATCGGCCGCGACGTCACGATTGAAGGCAACCGGCTCAAGTTTGGCACCGACACGGCCACCGGCGTCTACCAGCTCGATGGCGCCGCGGACCGCGTCAAGCTGGAAGTGCTGAGCCCGGCCGGCTCCGTCATCGACACGGTGGAGCTGGGCGCCCAGAGCAAGGGCATGCAGGAGTTCAGCTGGCCGATGAGCAAGGCCGGCGGCAACGCCAGCCTGAACTACCGCATCACCGCCACCAGCGGCACGGCGGCAGTGACCAGCACCACCTATTCGCAAGACAAGGTCGAGGCCATCAACATCAGCGGCTCCAAGGCCCTGCTGCAGCTGAGCACGCTCGGCACCATCGACTACAGCAAGATCGTGACGATCGACTAG
- the flgG gene encoding flagellar basal-body rod protein FlgG, translating into MIRSLWIAKTGMEAQQTQLDTISHNLANVATNGFKRSHAVFEDLIYQNLRQSGANSTEQTQLPTGLQVGLGVRPVATSRIFSQGNLQQTSNNLDLAIKGSGFFQIQMPDGTTAYTRDGAFQLDANGQMVTSNGNTVLPGITIPANALSVTVGQDGTVSITVPGQATPQTVGQLQLATFINPAGLEPKGQNLFAETASSGTPNAGSPNANGIGSLQQGFVETSNVNVVEELVSMIQTQRAYELNSKAVQTSDQMLQKLAQI; encoded by the coding sequence ATGATCCGCTCACTCTGGATTGCCAAGACCGGCATGGAAGCCCAGCAGACCCAGCTGGACACGATCTCGCACAACCTTGCCAACGTGGCCACCAACGGCTTCAAGCGTTCGCATGCGGTGTTCGAGGACCTGATCTATCAGAACCTGCGCCAGAGCGGCGCCAACAGCACCGAGCAGACCCAGCTGCCCACCGGCCTGCAGGTCGGCCTGGGCGTGCGCCCGGTCGCCACCTCGCGCATCTTCAGCCAGGGCAATCTCCAGCAGACCAGCAACAACCTGGACCTGGCGATCAAGGGCAGCGGTTTCTTCCAGATCCAGATGCCCGATGGGACGACGGCCTACACCCGCGACGGCGCCTTCCAGCTCGACGCCAACGGTCAGATGGTCACCAGCAATGGCAACACCGTGCTGCCCGGCATCACCATCCCGGCCAATGCCCTGAGCGTGACGGTGGGCCAGGACGGCACCGTCAGCATCACCGTGCCCGGCCAGGCGACCCCGCAGACCGTGGGACAGCTCCAGCTGGCCACCTTCATCAATCCGGCCGGCCTGGAGCCCAAGGGCCAGAACCTGTTCGCCGAGACCGCTTCGTCGGGCACGCCCAATGCCGGCTCACCCAATGCCAACGGCATAGGCTCGCTGCAGCAGGGTTTCGTCGAAACCTCCAACGTCAACGTGGTCGAGGAACTGGTCTCGATGATCCAGACCCAGCGCGCCTACGAGCTGAATTCCAAGGCCGTGCAGACCTCGGACCAGATGCTGCAGAAGCTCGCCCAGATCTGA
- a CDS encoding flagellar basal body L-ring protein FlgH, with product MKFFRLGLLAAASWLLSGCGALYPQPHVEMQNQPVVMMPAAANTGPSNGSIYQASSYRPLFEDHRARLVGDTVTIQITEKVSASQSSTSELAKDGALSAGVTALPGISSNSFGRASAGATSSNKSTGKGANQNNNEFSGTITAVVTAVLPNGHLMIQGEKQIGVNHNVDVLRFSGQVDPRAIGQGNSVASTQIANVRIEQRGRGATADAHGIGWLSRFFLNLWPT from the coding sequence ATGAAGTTCTTCCGCCTTGGTCTTCTCGCCGCCGCCTCCTGGCTGCTGTCCGGTTGCGGCGCGCTCTATCCGCAGCCGCATGTGGAAATGCAGAACCAGCCCGTGGTGATGATGCCTGCGGCCGCCAACACCGGCCCCTCCAACGGCTCGATCTATCAGGCCAGCAGCTACCGGCCGCTGTTCGAGGACCACCGCGCCCGCCTGGTCGGAGATACCGTCACCATCCAGATCACCGAAAAGGTCTCGGCCAGCCAGAGCTCGACCAGCGAGCTGGCCAAGGACGGCGCGCTGTCGGCCGGCGTCACCGCCCTGCCCGGCATCTCGTCCAATTCCTTCGGCCGCGCCTCGGCCGGCGCCACCTCGTCGAACAAGTCCACCGGCAAGGGCGCCAACCAGAACAACAACGAGTTCAGCGGCACGATCACGGCCGTGGTCACGGCGGTGCTGCCCAACGGCCATCTGATGATCCAGGGCGAGAAGCAGATCGGCGTCAACCACAACGTCGACGTGCTGCGCTTCTCCGGCCAGGTCGACCCGCGGGCCATAGGCCAGGGCAATTCGGTCGCCTCGACCCAGATCGCCAATGTGCGCATCGAACAGCGCGGCCGCGGCGCCACCGCCGACGCCCATGGAATAGGCTGGCTATCCAGGTTCTTCTTGAATCTTTGGCCGACTTAA